One genomic window of Quercus lobata isolate SW786 chromosome 9, ValleyOak3.0 Primary Assembly, whole genome shotgun sequence includes the following:
- the LOC115960972 gene encoding uncharacterized protein LOC115960972 has protein sequence MARGLTFTTVGLTVLIVLVLVHPTCCAPTAMVNHTCSASFCGNIHNTSFPFRLKTDPQNCGDPRYELSSENNHTLLLSLFGGKYYVQEISYNNYTIRIVDSSMHKDHYFSFSTPTYSSSRYYLRYGAYPYDTYLRKVNYRNLEISRSLVLMSCEKPVNSPLYLDTSTCNYNDKSSSISDSKRYRYLKVGITNASQVEESCKVEKMFWTSWPRSDDSNISCKDVHNELVYGFELSWLQGLCFTYCGGDIYSCYLDDANHVQCISTVRIA, from the exons ATGGCAAGAGGATTGACGTTCACTACTGTAGGACTCACTGTCCTTATTGTTCTTGTATTAGTCCATCCAACTTGCTGTGCTCCTACTGCTATGGTTAATCATACCTGTTCCGCTTCTTTTTGTGGGAATATCCACAACACAAGCTTTCCTTTTCGATTGAAGACCGACCCACAAAACTGCGGGGACCCAAGGTATGAACTTTCGTCTGAGAACAATCACACTCTGCTGCTATCCTTATTTGGAGGAAAATACTACGTACAGGAAATCAGTTACAACAACTACACAATCCGGATTGTAGACTCGAGTATGCACAAGGACCATTACTTCTCCTTCTCCACCCCGACTTATTCTTCATCTCGATATTATCTCAGATATGGCGCCTATCCATATGACACTTATCTGCGAAAGGTGAATTACCGGAATCTCGAAATATCTCGGAGTTTGGTTTTGATGAGCTGTGAAAAACCAGTGAATTCTCCATTGTATTTGGACACTTCTACTTGCAATTATAATGACAAATCTTCTTCTATATCTGATTCCAAGAGGTATAGATATCTTAAAGTTGGTATAACCAACGCATCCCAAGTGGAGGAGTCGTGCAAAGTAGAGAAGATGTTTTGGACATCGTGGCCAAGAAGTGATGATTCAAATATTTCCTGTAAAGACGTCCACAATGAATTGGTATATGGTTTTGAGCTTTCATGGCTCCAAGGTCTTTGTTTTACTTATTGCGGAGGAGATATCTATTCTTGCTACCTCGATGACGCGAACCATGTTCAATGCATCAGTACTGTTAG GATTGCTTAA
- the LOC115961173 gene encoding uncharacterized protein LOC115961173, with amino-acid sequence MDENNDDIAISTIKSGLPTEHGLRKSLIGKPVTSVHQLMDRIDKYKRVEEDQLQGKGKEKIIPPKGNDYRSERYNSNQPRRDFSRQTGQTNMQAVNAVFREPVQQVLEKLKNEHFFKWPSKMAGDSSKSNQNLYCHYHQDHGHTTEDCRNLWNHLDQLVREGKLRHLLHPSSGHLGQAVQEPRKDVSLRPPMGTMHVILIAPGRTGSLPSGVLSVARLHTEDGEKVSKRSKKGNSPVLAFSDEDKIRTIQPHDDALVVTLRIGGFDVKRVLVDLGSAVEVMHPDLYKGLNLKPKDLTTHDSPLISFEGKTVIPKG; translated from the coding sequence ATGGATGAAAACAACGATGACATCGCCATTAGCACGATCAAAAGTGGTCTCCCTACCGAGCACGGTTTAAGGAAGTCTCTAATTGGTAAACCAGTCACCAGCGTTCACCAACTGATGGACAGgattgacaaatacaaaagggtggaagagGACCAGctacaagggaaaggaaaggagaagatcatccCCCCCAAAGGGAATGATTACAGGTCGGAACGATATAACAGTAACCAGCCGAGAAGGGATTTTTCAAGACAGACTGGACAAACCAACATGCAAGCGGTTAATGCTGTATTTAGAGAGCCGGTGCAACAGGTTCtggagaaattaaaaaatgagcatttcttcaaatggccaagTAAAATGGCCGGAGACTCATCAAAGAGCAACCAGAACCTGTATTGTCATTATCATCAAGACCACGGGCATACCACcgaggattgcaggaatctatggaatcacctggATCAATTAGTCCGAGAAGGAAAATTACGCCACCTTTTACACCCCTCTAGCGGTCATTTGGGCCAGGCAGTTCAAGAGCCTCGGAAGGATGTATCTTTGAGACCTCCCATGGGGACGATGCACGTCATCCTCATCGCTCCAGGGAGGACCGGCTCTTTGCCCTCCGGGGTGCTGTCTGTGGCTCGGCTTCACACCGAGGATGGTGAGAAGGTgtccaaaagatctaaaaaagGAAACTCACCTGTACTGGCATTCTCAGATGAGGATAAGATAAGAACTATCCAACCTCATGACGATGCTTTGGTAGTTACATTGAGGATTGGAGGGTTCGACGTGAAAAGAGTGTTGGTAGACCTGGGCAGTGCTGTGGAAGTGATgcaccctgatctatacaaggggctgaacctaaAGCCTAAGGACTTAACAACACATGACTCTCCTCTTATAAGTTTCGAAGGGAAGACTGTCATACCAAAAGGGTAG